One Loxodonta africana isolate mLoxAfr1 chromosome 8, mLoxAfr1.hap2, whole genome shotgun sequence DNA window includes the following coding sequences:
- the ARL4A gene encoding ADP-ribosylation factor-like protein 4A, whose translation MGNGLSDQNSILSSLPSFQSFHIVILGLDCAGKTTVLYRLQFNEFVNTVPTKGFNTEKIKVTLGNSKTVTFHFWDVGGQEKLRPLWKSYTRCTDGIVFVVDSVDVERMEEAKTELHKITRISENQGVPVLIVANKQDLRNSLSLSEIEKLLAMGELSSSTPWHLQPTCAIIGDGLKEGLEKLHDMIIKRRKMLRQQKKKR comes from the coding sequence ATGGGGAATGGACTGTCAGACCAGAATTCTATCCTGTCCAGCTTGCCTTCATTTCAGTCCTTCCACATTGTTATTCTGGGTTTGGACTGTGCTGGAAAGACAACTGTATTATACAGGCTGCAGTTCAATGAATTTGTAAATACCGTACCTACCAAAGGatttaacacagagaaaattaAGGTAACCTTGGGAAATTCTAAAACAGTCACTTTTCACTTTTGGGATGTAGGTGGTCAGGAGAAATTAAGGCCCCTGTGGAAATCATATACCAGATGCACAGATGGCATTGTGTTTGTTGTGGACTCTGTTGATGTTGAAAGGATGGAAGAAGCCAAAACTGAACTTCACAAAATAACTAGGATATCAGAGAATCAAGGAGTCCCTGTACTTATAGTTGCTAACAAACAAGACCTAAGGAACTCATTGTCTCTCTCGGAAATTGAGAAATTGTTAGCAATGGGTGAACTGAGCTCATCAACTCCTTGGCATTTGCAGCCTACCTGTGCAATCATAGGAGATGGACTAAAGGAAGGACTTGAGAAGTTACATGATATgataattaaaagaagaaaaatgttgcggcaacagaaaaagaaaagatga